GACGTTGGCGGTGAGGTCGGGATCGTCGACCGCGAAGGCGCCGCTGAGCATCCCGGCGCGTAGGACGCGGGCGCTCGTGCCCAGGCAGGCGCCCATGGACTGGCCGAGGCGCAGCCAGGTGCCGTCGGAGACGACGTCGCGCAGCTCGTCGGCGGGGCGGCGCATGAGCGACAGGGCCGCGTCGGGGAACGCGGGGTGGTCGAGGCCGAACTCGGCGAAGGCGCCGCACAGGGCCTCGAGCGCGTCGGCGGGGTCCTGGTGGGCCGCCGCGGCGCCGCGCAGCAGGGCGGCGAGCTCGTCGAGGTACGTCGTGACCGTGCGGACGTAGAGCTCCTCGCGCGAGGCGAAGTGGCGGTAGATCAGCGCGCGGTTGAGGCCGAGCGCACGGGCGACCTCCTCCACGGGCGCGTCCTGGGCCCCGCGCTCGTCGAACAGCGCCCGCGTCGCGGCGACGATGTCCTCCTCGCGCTGGCGGCGCGATCCCTGGCGCGTGCGGTCCGGCGTCCCCATCCGTCCATGACCGTAACGCATGGGTGGACGACCGTGCAACGGTGTGTTACACATCCGTCCATGTCTGCCATTGACGAGGCCGTCCAGGCCCAGCAGGAGACCGCTCCGGAGTCCACGGAGCCGCAGTTCTCGATGGAGCTGTCGCAGGACCTCAAGGACATCCGCGACTGGGTCCACGGGTTCGCCGAGGACGTCGTCCGCCCCGCCGCCGCCGAGTGGGACGAGCGCGAGGAGACGCCCTGGCCCGTCATCCAGGAGGCCGCGAAGATCGGGCTCTACGGCTTCGAGGGCATGGCGCAGTTCTTCGCCGAGCCGTCCGGCCTCGGCCTGCCGGTCGTCAACGAGGAGCTCTTCTGGGGCGACGCCGGCATCGGCATGGCGATCATGGGCACCTCGCTCGCCGTCGCCGCGATCATCGGCCAGGGCACGCCCGAGCAGATCGGCCAGTGGGTCCCGCGCTGCTTCGGCACCCCGGACGACGTGAAGGTCGCCGCCTTCTGCTCCTCCGAGCCCAACGCCGGCTCCGACGTCTCGGCGGTCCGCACGACGGCGAAGTTCGACGAGGCCACGAACGAGTGGGTCCTCAACGGCCAGAAGGCGTGGGCCACCAACGGCGGCATCTCCGACGTCCACGTCATCATCGCCACGGTCGACCGCGAGCTCGGCGCTCGCGGCCACGCCGC
The DNA window shown above is from Conexibacter sp. SYSU D00693 and carries:
- a CDS encoding TetR/AcrR family transcriptional regulator — encoded protein: MGTPDRTRQGSRRQREEDIVAATRALFDERGAQDAPVEEVARALGLNRALIYRHFASREELYVRTVTTYLDELAALLRGAAAAHQDPADALEALCGAFAEFGLDHPAFPDAALSLMRRPADELRDVVSDGTWLRLGQSMGACLGTSARVLRAGMLSGAFAVDDPDLTANVLYAQGLGTLHIARLGVGVKEIQPGMATAFPITRDEVREAIVDAALALVGVRRAARAG